A window from Pseudanabaena sp. BC1403 encodes these proteins:
- a CDS encoding type II toxin-antitoxin system HigA family antitoxin, which translates to MITAETNNYIQLLQTFPPRPIKSEKDLLAVQGVIDRIVDADEITPEQQDYINILGMLIYEYEEKYVSIPDLSGVELLKALIHEFNLQQKDLVPIFKTESIVSAILNGKRKFTVEHIEKLANFFNLSPSVFFKG; encoded by the coding sequence ATGATTACAGCCGAAACTAATAATTACATCCAACTTCTACAAACATTTCCACCACGACCAATCAAATCAGAAAAGGACTTACTTGCAGTCCAAGGAGTGATCGATCGCATAGTCGATGCTGACGAAATAACACCAGAACAACAAGACTACATCAATATTCTGGGAATGCTGATTTATGAATACGAAGAAAAGTATGTATCCATCCCCGATTTAAGCGGCGTTGAGTTACTCAAGGCACTAATCCATGAGTTTAACCTTCAACAAAAAGACCTAGTTCCAATTTTTAAAACAGAATCCATTGTGTCAGCAATTCTCAATGGCAAGCGTAAATTCACAGTAGAACATATTGAAAAACTAGCTAACTTTTTTAACCTCTCCCCTTCAGTATTTTTCAAGGGATAA
- a CDS encoding type II toxin-antitoxin system HigB family toxin, whose product MHIITRSRLIEFWEKHPDSKPSLLLWHKIAITAKWQNFIEVREVFASADQVKNLTVFNIGGNKYRLIAFIDYKYQKIFIRNILTHAEYDRNDWKKDDWYE is encoded by the coding sequence ATGCACATCATCACGCGATCGCGCCTTATTGAATTTTGGGAAAAGCATCCAGACTCAAAACCGAGTTTACTTCTTTGGCATAAAATCGCTATTACTGCCAAATGGCAAAACTTTATCGAAGTGCGTGAAGTTTTTGCCTCAGCCGATCAAGTAAAAAATCTGACAGTCTTTAATATCGGAGGAAATAAATACCGTTTAATCGCATTCATTGATTATAAGTACCAAAAGATTTTTATTCGCAATATTCTTACTCATGCTGAATATGACAGAAACGACTGGAAAAAAGATGACTGGTACGAATAA